A section of the Gloeobacter violaceus PCC 7421 genome encodes:
- a CDS encoding TonB-dependent siderophore receptor yields MIDRNTLLLLAGGLLLLCAAPTPAQQVAAVPLEVPRLDQIPTASTSAAHLAQQPAEPSQAQAPAQPDAEELDEVTVTGTGTYRRSRSSTATKTDTPILDTPQSIQVIPRQVIEDQGTVRLRDALRNVSGVYLQSTDGNIGEYFNIRGFSARSYTNAFLSSGTDSLLSLDTANIERVEVLKGPSSVLFGRAEPSGVVNYVTKRPLPAPYAAVAFTAGSYNFYRTTADLSGPLTSDGALAYRLNVAYEDANSFRGVQGRRVFFAPVLEWKIGPDTKLNFEIEHNRDNRVFDPGLFAVGTGVAPVPYSRLYADPRGLIFGYATRATAVLEHRFAENLTMRTGGRYANYLESFPLQFTPGELLADNRTLVLAYLEGNQFYENVAFQNDLVWRAQTGSVDHTVLFGLELSKFATGFAGTFGSANSIDIFQPPPYTYEFPPASERFPFMGNTTTSGFGVYLQDQISFSDNLKLVLGGRYDTVSAPFTDLLAGTVNPSEGQAFSPRVGLLYKPAANVSLFANFNQSFAPSFGRSATGTPFLPTRGTGYELGAKAELLGGRLFANLALYKIAKANVVTRDPANPGFSIQVGEQESQGIELDLTGEILPGWNLIASYAYTDAKISRDNTFPVGNRLPTAPLHGGSLWSAYRVSEGALAGWGVGAGVFAVGERFGDLDNSFSVPGYTRVDAALYYRRGWLNAAINFKNLLGTQYIEAATFRYAVHPGAPFTVQGTFEVRF; encoded by the coding sequence ATGATCGATCGCAACACGTTGCTGCTGTTAGCGGGCGGTTTGTTGCTGCTGTGCGCCGCCCCCACCCCCGCACAGCAAGTGGCCGCGGTACCCCTGGAAGTGCCGCGCCTCGACCAGATACCCACTGCCTCGACTAGTGCTGCCCACCTCGCCCAGCAGCCCGCCGAGCCGAGCCAAGCCCAAGCTCCTGCACAACCGGACGCGGAAGAACTTGACGAGGTGACGGTGACCGGCACCGGTACCTACCGCCGTTCGCGCTCCTCGACCGCCACGAAGACCGACACGCCGATTCTGGACACGCCCCAGTCGATCCAGGTGATCCCCCGCCAGGTCATCGAAGACCAGGGGACCGTGCGCCTGCGCGACGCCCTGCGCAACGTCAGCGGCGTCTACCTGCAAAGCACCGACGGCAATATCGGCGAATACTTCAATATTCGCGGCTTCTCCGCCAGGTCCTACACCAACGCCTTTTTGTCCAGCGGCACCGATTCGCTCCTTTCTTTGGACACTGCCAACATCGAGCGCGTCGAGGTGCTCAAGGGACCCTCCTCGGTGCTGTTTGGCCGCGCCGAACCCTCCGGGGTCGTCAACTACGTCACCAAAAGGCCGCTGCCCGCCCCCTACGCCGCGGTGGCCTTCACCGCCGGCAGCTACAATTTCTACCGCACCACGGCGGATCTGTCCGGGCCGCTCACCTCGGACGGCGCCCTGGCCTACCGGCTGAATGTCGCCTACGAGGACGCCAACAGCTTCCGCGGCGTGCAGGGCAGGCGGGTGTTCTTCGCGCCGGTGCTGGAGTGGAAGATCGGCCCCGACACGAAGCTGAACTTCGAGATAGAGCACAACCGCGACAACCGCGTTTTCGATCCGGGCCTTTTCGCAGTGGGCACCGGCGTGGCGCCCGTCCCGTACAGCCGGCTCTATGCGGATCCCAGGGGACTGATTTTCGGGTATGCGACGCGGGCGACGGCGGTGCTGGAGCACCGCTTCGCCGAGAACCTGACAATGCGCACGGGCGGACGGTACGCCAACTATCTCGAATCGTTCCCGCTCCAGTTCACTCCCGGGGAGCTGTTGGCGGACAACCGCACGCTGGTGCTGGCGTATCTGGAGGGGAATCAATTTTATGAAAATGTCGCCTTCCAGAACGACCTGGTCTGGAGGGCACAGACGGGTTCGGTGGACCACACGGTCCTTTTCGGCCTCGAACTGAGCAAGTTTGCCACCGGCTTCGCAGGCACCTTCGGTTCCGCAAACAGCATCGATATTTTTCAGCCTCCTCCCTACACCTACGAATTCCCCCCGGCCTCGGAGCGCTTTCCCTTCATGGGCAACACCACCACCAGCGGCTTCGGGGTGTACCTGCAGGATCAGATCTCGTTCTCGGACAACCTCAAGCTGGTGCTCGGCGGCCGCTACGACACCGTCTCCGCGCCCTTTACAGATCTGCTGGCGGGCACGGTCAATCCGTCGGAGGGGCAGGCTTTCTCCCCGCGGGTCGGCCTGCTCTACAAACCCGCCGCCAACGTTTCGCTGTTCGCCAACTTCAATCAGTCTTTCGCTCCCAGTTTCGGCAGAAGCGCCACGGGCACACCCTTTTTGCCCACCCGCGGCACCGGCTACGAACTCGGCGCCAAGGCCGAGCTGCTGGGGGGACGTCTGTTCGCCAACCTGGCGCTGTACAAGATCGCCAAGGCTAACGTCGTCACCCGCGACCCGGCCAACCCCGGCTTTTCGATTCAGGTGGGCGAGCAGGAGAGCCAGGGTATCGAGTTGGACCTCACAGGCGAGATCCTGCCGGGGTGGAACCTGATCGCTTCTTACGCGTACACCGACGCGAAGATCTCCCGAGACAACACCTTCCCCGTGGGCAACCGCCTGCCCACGGCGCCGCTGCATGGGGGAAGCCTCTGGAGCGCCTACCGGGTGAGCGAGGGAGCGCTGGCGGGCTGGGGAGTTGGGGCGGGGGTGTTCGCGGTGGGCGAGCGCTTCGGGGATCTGGACAACAGCTTTTCGGTGCCCGGCTACACGCGCGTCGATGCGGCGCTCTATTACCGGCGCGGCTGGTTGAATGCGGCGATTAACTTCAAAAACCTGCTGGGCACCCAATACATCGAGGCGGCGACGTTTCGCTACGCCGTCCACCCGGGTGCGCCCTTTACGGTGCAGGGCACTTTTGAAGTGCGCTTTTGA